One Nocardia huaxiensis genomic window, GAGGTCCTGCCACTGGTCGATCTCCTTGCGCGGCACCACCAGCGTGTGCCCCTGCGTCACCGGGGCAATGGTCAGGAATGCGACGAAATCGTCGTCCTCCCAGACGAACCGGCCCGGCAGCTGACCTTCGATGATGAGCGAGAAAACGGAAGCCATGCCCCGGACCTTACGCGCATCACACCGCCACGAAGTGCGACAGGATGCCCTGCACCTCGTAGATGTCGACCTGCCGGTTGAAGCGTTTCTGGATGGGTTGCGGGGCGCCTGCGATATAGATCGCCAGCTCGGCGTCCAGGTCGAAGGTGCCCGCCGTTTCCACCGAGAAATGCGTGATCGCGCGGTAGGGGATGGAGTGGTACTCCACCTTGCGTCCGGTCAGGCCCTGCTTGTCGATCAGGATCAGCCGCCTGTTCGTGAAGAGGATCGCGTCGCGCACCAGGAGGTAGGCGGCGAACACCTGCTCCTGCTGACCGAGCAGCCTCCCGTACTCCTGCTGTGCCGCCCCCGCATCGATGCGCCCGGCATTGCCCATGATCCCGTCGATCAAGCCCATGGCTCTTCCTCACAGTTCGCGGTGATCGCCGTCACGATCCATCATCCCCGGGGTACCCGCTCGCGGGCATGCGAACTCTTCGTGACTTTCTGGGCGACCAGGGGTGCTCAGGGGGATTCCGGCACGATCTAAGCTGTTGGCCGTGCGCGTACTCGTCATCGGTTCCGGAGCCCGTGAACATGCCCTCGCCCTGGCTCTGCGCCGGGATCCCCAGGTTTCCGCGCTGTTCGTGGCGCCCGGCAATGCCGGTATCGCTCAGCATGCCGAGGTGCGGGCGGTGGATGCGTCCAATGGGGACGCGGTTGTCGCGCTGGCCAAGGAGGTCGCGGCGGATCTCGTGGTGATCGGGCCCGAGGTGCCGCTGGTGCTCGGCGTTGCCGATGCGGTGCGGGGTGCGGGAATCGCGGCGTTCGGGCCGTCGGCCGCGGCGGCTCAGATCGAGGGGTCCAAGGCGTTCGCCAAGGACGTGATGAGTGCGGCGGGCGTGCTGACGGCGCACAGCGAGATCGTGGATCATCCGGGCGAATTGGATGCCGCGCTGGATCGGTTCGGGCCCACCTGGGTGGTGAAGGACGACGGGCTGGCGGCCGGTAAGGGTGTCGTCGTGACGGCGGACCGGTCGGTGGCTCGCGAACACGGCGCGGAGCTGCTGGAGAACGGGCATCCGGTGCTGCTGGAGTCGTTCCTCGACGGGCCCGAGGTGTCGCTGTTCTGCCTGGTGGACGGGGAGACCGTGGTGCCGCTGCTGCCCGCGCAGGATCACAAGCGGGTGGGCGACGGGGACACCGGGCCGAACACGGGCGGGATGGGCGCGTACACGCCGCTGCCGTGGCTGCCGGCGGAGACCGTCACCGCGATCGTCGACGATGTGGTGAAACCCGTTGCCGCCGAGATGGTCCGGCGGGGCGTGCCGTTCAGCGGCCTGCTGTACGCGGGGCTCGCCATCGGGCAGGCCGGGCCCGCCGTGGTCGAATTCAATTGCCGCTTCGGGGATCCCGAGACGCAGGCGGTGCTGGCCCTGCTGGACAGCCCGATCGGTGAGCTGCTGTACGCCACCGCGACCGGGACGCTGGACCAGGTGGACGCGCCGCGCTGGAAGGACGGCTCGGCGGTCACCGTCGTGCTGGCCGCCGAGAACTACCCGGCCCGCCCGCGCAGCGGCGATGTCATTTCCGGGGCCGAATCCTCGGGCACCGGAACCGAATCCGAGGTGCTGCACGCCGGCACCGCACAGCGGGAAGACGGTGCGCTGGTTTCCGCGGGCGGCCGCGTGCTCGCCATCGTCGGCCAGGGCGCGGATCTCGCCGAGGCCCGTAAGAACGCCTACGACCGGCTCGCGGGAATCAAGTTGCCCGGCGGGCACTTCCGCAGCGATATCGGTCTCGCTGCCGTCGAGGGCCGCATCACGGTGCCGACCCCGGCCTGATCGACCTCTGAAAGACTTACGCCCCCTTGCGGTTTCGCAAGGGGGCGAAGTGTTTCACCGGCTTTCAGCTGAGGTTGACGCCGTGCAATGCCAGCCAGCGCTGCGGGTCGACCTTCTGCCCGTCCATGACGATCTCGAAGTGCAGGTGCGGGCCGGTCGAGTCGCCGCGATTGCCGATGCGGGCGATCTGCATGCCGGCCGGGACGCGCTCGCCGACGGAGACGAAGAAGTCGTACATGTGCCCATAGATGGCGATGCTGCCGTCATCGTGGCGGATGCGCACCCACAGCCCGAAGCCCTGCGCCGGCCCGGCCTCGATCACCGTGCCCGCGGCCACCGAGTAGATCGGCGAGCCCAGCGGCGCGGCGATGTCGATGCCCGCGTGGAAGGTTCCCCAGCGCGGTCCGAACCCCGAGGTGAACGCCCCGATTGCGGGCAGCGTGTACTGGCCGACTCCGGGCAGCACGAAGGTATTGGCATTGCCGCCCGTGATCCACGGCTGATACTCCCCGGCCACCGCCGCCGCGGCCTCGGCCTTGGCGCGTTCGAGGGTCTGGCGCGCGGCCGCCGCCACCACGGCCTGTTCGCGCAGCCGTTCGCCATTGTTGATGGCATCCAGATACCGCTTGGTGGTTTCCGTCGATGCCTGCACCTGCAAGGGGTGCGCGACCGGAACCCGAATGGCCACACCGGGACTCGGCTCCGCGTCCACCGGAATCAACCCCATGGCACTGTCGGCTCCGGCGAACACCACCACGGCCGTCATCCCGGCGATCAGTACTCGATGCCGCACCGCCCAGTCCCGCGCCACCGGCGCCTGCCGCCGATACTCCGCGCGCGCCTGCCGCGCCAGCTCCTCCACCTCGGCGCGCGAGCGGGGCCGCCGCCCCCACAGCTCGATGCCGCGCTCGCGCACGACCGGAGCCTGCCTTCGCACCCAACGCGCGGTCTGCGCGGCAGCCTGAACACCGCGTGCCACGACCGCGCGCGTGCTGGTCGATTCGGTCTGGCCGGCCAATTGTGAC contains:
- a CDS encoding PH domain-containing protein, with product MGLIDGIMGNAGRIDAGAAQQEYGRLLGQQEQVFAAYLLVRDAILFTNRRLILIDKQGLTGRKVEYHSIPYRAITHFSVETAGTFDLDAELAIYIAGAPQPIQKRFNRQVDIYEVQGILSHFVAV
- the purD gene encoding phosphoribosylamine--glycine ligase codes for the protein MRVLVIGSGAREHALALALRRDPQVSALFVAPGNAGIAQHAEVRAVDASNGDAVVALAKEVAADLVVIGPEVPLVLGVADAVRGAGIAAFGPSAAAAQIEGSKAFAKDVMSAAGVLTAHSEIVDHPGELDAALDRFGPTWVVKDDGLAAGKGVVVTADRSVAREHGAELLENGHPVLLESFLDGPEVSLFCLVDGETVVPLLPAQDHKRVGDGDTGPNTGGMGAYTPLPWLPAETVTAIVDDVVKPVAAEMVRRGVPFSGLLYAGLAIGQAGPAVVEFNCRFGDPETQAVLALLDSPIGELLYATATGTLDQVDAPRWKDGSAVTVVLAAENYPARPRSGDVISGAESSGTGTESEVLHAGTAQREDGALVSAGGRVLAIVGQGADLAEARKNAYDRLAGIKLPGGHFRSDIGLAAVEGRITVPTPA
- a CDS encoding M23 family metallopeptidase, with protein sequence MAGGKTATEPEESGAEAPVAEPAQGTERPARKRGFGRDQGSYTPGVRSQLAGQTESTSTRAVVARGVQAAAQTARWVRRQAPVVRERGIELWGRRPRSRAEVEELARQARAEYRRQAPVARDWAVRHRVLIAGMTAVVVFAGADSAMGLIPVDAEPSPGVAIRVPVAHPLQVQASTETTKRYLDAINNGERLREQAVVAAAARQTLERAKAEAAAAVAGEYQPWITGGNANTFVLPGVGQYTLPAIGAFTSGFGPRWGTFHAGIDIAAPLGSPIYSVAAGTVIEAGPAQGFGLWVRIRHDDGSIAIYGHMYDFFVSVGERVPAGMQIARIGNRGDSTGPHLHFEIVMDGQKVDPQRWLALHGVNLS